GGCTCGCCGCCGCCGCCGCTGACTGAGAACCCCGTAGGAATCGCGCATCATAGAAACCCCGTGGAACCTTGTCAACGACGGTTGCACTCCACAAAGCAGGTCCCTATAATCGGGACCCATACGGCGGGCTCTGGCGATGATCGACGGAGGTTGTGTATGAGCGGACTCCCCCTCCTCTTCAAGAAAGAGGGATTAATCGAACGGCATCAAGTCGAGGGGATCGACCCAAGCGACCGGTATTTCAACCGGGCCATCCTGGTCAGTCGAGTGGCGGCGGGGTATACGGGTAAGGTCACGTATGAAGCCTATGCCGTCGAGGGATCGGCGCATCCCACCACGAGTGCCGCCGTCAAGGCCGTCGTCGATAAACTCAGGAATGTGGGGTTTACTCGATTGCGCACACGCCTGAATTTCAAGGGCAGCCGCTACCTCGCCGAGAAAGAAACCTGGACCGACTATCCAGACCTCCCAGTCTAACCTTTCAAGAACTCCCGGCAGATCAGATCGTGAATCAGAGGGCGGAAGAGGCGGATCTGCTCATTGCGCCTCGTGGGATGCACCCGATTCGAGAGAAGCGCCACCTCCAATTCCTTGACCGGGTCGATCCACAAGGACGTTCCGGTATATCCGAGATGCCCGAAGGACTCAGGGGAAAACCTTGTCCCTGAGGAGGACCGGACCGACGGTGTATCCCAACCCAACGCCCAACTGGAATTCGGAACTCCCTGCCTGTTGCTCGTGAACAGCGCAACCATGTCTGGCGCCAACAACCCAGGCTGGTTCCGCCGACCATCCATCCAAGCCTGCGCGATCGCCAGCACGGCCCGCGCCGTACCGAACAATCCGGCATGACCGGCCACGCCGCCCAGCGCATAGGCATTTTCATCGTGCACTTCCCCGCGCAAGGTGCGCCCCCGCCAGGAATCTTCCTCCGTCGGAGCAATCGCGTTCCGCACATCAGGAAATCCGGCGGCCGCCGGAGTGCGCCCGTGAGGGAGGTACGCGAGCGGGCTGGCGCCGAGGGGCGTGAAAATCTGGCCACGACAGAATTCGTCCAGCGGCTCCCCGGACAGCCGCTCCACCACCTGTCCCAGCAACATGAATCCGAGATCGCTGTACAGGCTGCGTGTCCCCCGCTCATAGACCAACTCTTCCGTAGCGATATAGTCCAGCACGGCCATCCGCGTCCCCGCCCCCCCGAGAAACCCGGGCTGCGCCGCTTCGCGTGCGGCAATCCGTTCATAGTAGGGGCGCCAGCCCGGCAACCCCGAACTGTGCGTGAGTAGGTGCCGCACTGTCGCCGCGCCGATGGGGCGGTCTCGAAGTTCGTCCAGAATCCGTTCGATCCGATCGTCCAGCTTCAGCAGTCCGCGCTGCGCGAGGAGTACCAGCGCTGTGGTGGTTGCCAAGACCTTGGTGAGGGACGCGAGGTCATAGCAGGTATCGACCGTCACCATCTCTCCTGGAACTTTCTGAGTGAGAAGACCGGCAGCTCCTTCAAACACCAGCGCCCCGCGCAACCGAACGGCCAACACCGCACCCGGAAACGTCCCGTCGTCGACCGCCGTTTGCAGCGCCGACTGAAGTGAATGGTGTGTGGCCATAATTACGAGTCTCCGCTCAGGCGGCGAAAAGAGGACGCATGACGGGCGCGCATCGTTTGCGCCGGTAGGGGGAATCAGGGAGGAAGGAGAATCGTTTCAAAGAGCGCAGGAGTGTCACCGGGCAGGACTTGATTCGCCGGCCAATTTCCCTTCGACGGACGCCGCATCCGTCTGATACGCATCGCTTTCCTCGACCTCCAGCATCCGCTCGAAGGAGCGCAGCGTCGAACGGAACCGTTCCACCATCATCAGGCGTTGCTTTTGAAGATCCGCGACGCCCCTCTGCATCTCGGTGAGGCTCACCCGGGCCTGACGGATAATCTCACTCGCTTTGAGTTCCGCTTCCTTGACGATCAGATCAGCTTCCCGCTGGGCCGAGCGTTTCACATCTTCAGCCAGCGTCTGGGCCGACACCAGCGTATTGGACAGCGTCGCCTCCGTGCGTCGCAGATCGGCCACCTGCTGCTCGGTCGCGGTGAGTTTCTCCCGGAGCAGGCTGTTTTCCCGGTTGGCATTCTCCACCGTGAGCGCCAACTCCTCAAGGAAGCGGTTCACTTCATCCCGGTCATACCCCCGGAACTTCACCTGGAAGACCATCTGCTGAATGTCGATGGGAGTAATTTTCATGCGACACCTCGTGCTCGACAGTTAGTGCATCCGCAGGGCGATATCTCTCAACGATTGAACCACGGCATATTGCAAAAAGACAAGGATCAGAATCGCGATCATCGGCGACAGGTCCATGCCCATCCGCCATCCGATCAGGCGACGGATGGGCGTGAGCACCGGCTCCGTCACCCGCTCCAGAAACTGGACGATGGGATTCCACGGATCCGGATTGACCCATGAAATCAACGCGCGGGCGATGATCACCCACATGTACAGCCACAAGACCGTATCCAGGACCGTGGCCGTACCCTGCAACACATTGCCTAGGACAAACATCAGCGTCCCAACTCCTGTGAACGTTTCGTCGCCGCCTCGACGGCCGCCATCACACACCCCCGCATGCCTCCGACTTCCAACTGATGCAACCCGGCGATGGTCGTGCCCCCCGGGGAGGCCACCTGATCCTTCAACCGCGCCGGATGCTCGCCCCGCTCCAAGACCATCCGTGCCGCGCCGAGCACCGTCTGGGCCGCTAACAATTGAGCAGTCGCTCTCGGCAGGCCCATCTTCACCCCACCGTCGGCCAATGCCTCGATGGCGACAAACACATAGGCCGGTCCGCTGCCACTCAACCCAGTCACGGCGTCCATGAGCCGCTCTTCGACCGCGACCACTGATCCCACGGCTTCAAACAGACTCCGCACTGCCCTGACGTCGTCCGCGGAAAGATCCGGCTGATAGGCCAACGCCGTGACGCCTTCGCGCACCAAGGCAGGCGTATTCGGCATGGCACGGACAATAGCTCGCGGCTGGGCGACCCGTTCGCGGATCCAGGCGACCGTCACCCCGGCAGCGATAGATAC
The sequence above is drawn from the Nitrospira defluvii genome and encodes:
- a CDS encoding serine hydrolase domain-containing protein; the encoded protein is MATHHSLQSALQTAVDDGTFPGAVLAVRLRGALVFEGAAGLLTQKVPGEMVTVDTCYDLASLTKVLATTTALVLLAQRGLLKLDDRIERILDELRDRPIGAATVRHLLTHSSGLPGWRPYYERIAAREAAQPGFLGGAGTRMAVLDYIATEELVYERGTRSLYSDLGFMLLGQVVERLSGEPLDEFCRGQIFTPLGASPLAYLPHGRTPAAAGFPDVRNAIAPTEEDSWRGRTLRGEVHDENAYALGGVAGHAGLFGTARAVLAIAQAWMDGRRNQPGLLAPDMVALFTSNRQGVPNSSWALGWDTPSVRSSSGTRFSPESFGHLGYTGTSLWIDPVKELEVALLSNRVHPTRRNEQIRLFRPLIHDLICREFLKG
- the proC gene encoding pyrroline-5-carboxylate reductase translates to MMNKSIAFLGGGQMAEALIGGLVASQAAHPETICATDPMAARRDLLKSRFGIRVGEKNGTAVREADLIVLAVKPQAMPAVLSDVGPALSGKLIVSIAAGVTVAWIRERVAQPRAIVRAMPNTPALVREGVTALAYQPDLSADDVRAVRSLFEAVGSVVAVEERLMDAVTGLSGSGPAYVFVAIEALADGGVKMGLPRATAQLLAAQTVLGAARMVLERGEHPARLKDQVASPGGTTIAGLHQLEVGGMRGCVMAAVEAATKRSQELGR
- a CDS encoding DivIVA domain-containing protein codes for the protein MKITPIDIQQMVFQVKFRGYDRDEVNRFLEELALTVENANRENSLLREKLTATEQQVADLRRTEATLSNTLVSAQTLAEDVKRSAQREADLIVKEAELKASEIIRQARVSLTEMQRGVADLQKQRLMMVERFRSTLRSFERMLEVEESDAYQTDAASVEGKLAGESSPAR
- a CDS encoding YggT family protein — encoded protein: MFVLGNVLQGTATVLDTVLWLYMWVIIARALISWVNPDPWNPIVQFLERVTEPVLTPIRRLIGWRMGMDLSPMIAILILVFLQYAVVQSLRDIALRMH